CCTACTAGTGCAGGCGCAATGAAGTTCCCAAAAGAATGGTCAGGCAATGCAGGAATCATCCTTTGGCGTAAATTCACTGCCATGCATAACATGAATGGTTTTGAATTTTGTGATGATGACTCTAATACTTTATCTGCCTTACCCTTGAGCTTCGAAGCACACTTCCATAACAACGCTGTCACTGATTCCACCTTCGTCGGGTTTGCTACATGTGAATTATTGGCAGATTTGGCTTTAAGAGTAACAATTTTGGATGAATCAAATACAAACCTCTTGCAAACAGTAGCGATCTCACTGTCTTCTGAGTTCATTTTAAATGACAGAACACTAGGTACTTCATTCGGAGGGAAATGAAAAGCAGCGTCAATACTAGGAATAATGGTaggttctttttctttatgaataCCTTCAATATTCCCTAGACGAACACTTGTTCTTCTTGCCCAAGCATTAATAAATGTGCCCAATGATGCTGCATCAGCGATCTTATGCAACATTGAAACACCAATTACCATTCCTCCACAATCAAACATGTTAACTTGAATTACTAGTTGAACTAGATTATCTCTGCATGTACCTAATTCCGTAATGTAATGGAGGTTAGTAGGAATGAATTGATTCATAATATAACCTTCATCAGGATGTTTGCTGAGGACTTCAGAGAGACGAACATCGACTCGAGTTTCCAAATATTCAACACCATAATCATCACAATCGACAATTTTGTTATCTTTCCCGATTGTTCCGGCTAACGGGTAGAAATAGGTTAACGTCTCGGACAACGATTTCTTTAAATCATTGGATTGTTCCAACACATTTTTGCCAATATCGCTCGCATGGTAGAACAGGAGGATAGGAACAGGAACGGGTGGAGTGGTTTGATCCAAGAAGGAAATTGTTAAGTTCTTTAGGTTAAAAGGTGTTAGCGAAGATGGTTTGATAGTTTCTCTTGAGATTACTTCAACTTTCattcccattttttttttctacacTATCTTGGTTTTACtcaaaacttgcattttcttcattTATATAGAATAATGCCAACTTGATCGATCCAAGCCCTCTACCTAAAAGTCATGACATTGGCCGGCATCAACTTGATCGCATTATCAAGACAAATGCTGTTTCAAAGTACAATAGTGATcttatctttagactgtttattCTAGGTATAAAGCATCTTTGACTATATGAACGTGGCTTTACTTTGCAAGTGGTTGTGGAGATTTTACCGAAAACACAAGCCTTGGTTGAAGTAATTTGTTCTAAGTTTAGCCTTAATCCTACAATTTGGTTATCTTCCCCAATTGTTCCGGCTAAAGGGTAGAAATTGGTTAACGTCTCCGACAACGATTTCTTTAAATCATCTGATTGCTGTAACACATTTTTGCCAATGTTGGCATAGTAGAATAGAAGGATAGGAACTGGAACGGATGGAGTGATCATCTGATCCCAGAAGGAAATTGTGAAATTCTGTAGGTTAAGAAGTTTTGGCCAAGATGGTTTGATTGTTCATCTTGATATTACTTCAACACTTGCATTTTCTTCATTTACATAGAAAATTCAAACCCGCTACCTAGAAGGTGATGACTTTGGTCATCAGCTTGATGAAATGAGTGTCACCTATGAAGATGCAACTGGCGGTGTAGAGTATCCTGAGTTGGGAGAGTAGAAATTATATAGGAATGATGTGTAGAATCAAAGTTGGATAGACTCTTTGAAAGCATGCtactactgcaattgcaggtaaattTAGTTTACATTTGTAATTGAAATTCGAAGTTGTTTAAGAATGAATGAATTGATGCATTGTTTAGATTGAAGTTGAACTGGGTCAGAACTGCAACTGTGTGAGAACCCGTGGTctgtctgactgaacttattcaATTTGACTCGGTTTTGTCCTTGTCGACTCAGTTGTATGACTGAGTTAACCCAATAACCAGACCTGACTAGTTTTAACTTAGTAgaccttgaccgagttgactTTGTTGATTAGACTTGACCATTTGACCAGAACATAGACTTGACTATTAACTTGAGCTTGGATGTTGACCGTTAATGGACCTTTTAATTGTTAGAGACCGTTAGTCCACCATAATGGACCAAGCCTTGgaccttatggtctgaattagctttagtttagttttcttattttgacttAGTTTTAGTTTTCTCTAAGGAATTACCTTTTGTATTAGGCTtgcttagtggacttgggcttaggtttagttttcttattttgacttATTGgaccttatggtctgaattagccttagtttcttctacaaagttgtagatattcattggACCTACTAAATGGACTATAGCACTGACTCGATTGGATTAGTAAACCCTTAGATATGCTAAAGGTAGAGAATGAGAGAGTGCAatccataaatgggcttagaccattagataaacttgttatgaaccttgtatgagccttttggctaatttcttagagtgcttgtgtgattaacaattactcttttattaacaacgatctatTGAAGGATAAATCAGTGGATAGTAAatttcgaggtaggcatggcttgtcatcaaaacaggtgagaactctgtaaccttcttgtaatcactGAGTTTTCTttctatctgcgagcatgatgtgctTTTACTTCTTGTGAGCATATTTGTGTATAATTGAATGGGTATGTGGTGTGATATGCATTGTCTAATTTCCCCGTAAGGAGTGTCTGTGTATCCCCACAGCTTCTTGCTAAGTCAAGTAGAGCGACATGTGCAGTATTAGCTAGTAACGCGAGATGTGTGGtattattactttttattttatacccTGTTGTTGTCTTCAGTAGTCGAGATTTGCAGTATTATAAACGAATATATCTGGGAAAATTATGCAAGTGCATGTGGTACTTTATTATTATATCTATATGAGATCTGTAATTGGTGTCAGAGGTGTTCAATATTTTCCTAGATTCTTGTACTTAAATTGTTATGCTTATAGTAGTTGTTTGttattacttgagagttatatgttttCAATTGggaacccctttgggatgatgtgctcactagTTCCCccttcagtttcagtaatcagaagaaaacGTGCACGTGAAGATATCCGTTTTCGTAGCGTAAAATTTTAGCGAACTGAAGATGTATATTTATCATTTATGTATGTACTCTTTCTCTAtaaacaacaaattattatattcatatcactcgagagactttcatttatataatatcagagaATTTGGGTTTTTCTATTAGcactttatgtaattatgattcttaaaatcgataATCTAGATTTggtgcttcaattaggttgtaatcctattagcgaagcaggtgattaggttggggtGTAACAGTTTTAGCGGTGCACAAAGTCTGTTACCATCCCAAAGATTCAAGGGTCTCAACAATGGATGTCTTCTTTTCACTCACAACTGTCGTAACTCAGCCTGTAGTTGACAACAGTTTATTACCAACAACTACTACTAGCCAGTTTGGTCGGAAATTACTATAAGAACGCAAATTCAATTTTCGCTTGCAACACTAGTCAACGCAGATTCTTGCTCAGTGACTTCTAGGATAGCTCATATTTTCCAACAACTGCCACTAGTCTAGTTCTATACAACTGATGTAGTTCAGTTTCGCATTAACTACTACAACCCAGTTTCGATTCAACTACTGCATCCCAGTTTTGTATCAACAGCTACATCTCACTTTCTACAACAATGGTTTGTGCTCACCTGCTACCCTTCGATATTCCAATCTCAATAACCTCACTTAGGTGCGTCTTGATTATGATTTCCGAAAAAAACGAGGGAATGTCTCCATTCACTTCAACAACAGTAATCTACACTTGGGGGGGAATTTTGTCATTGACCAAGGGAAACGAAACTTCTTAGCCCCACAACAAGTTGGAAGTTAAGatggggcgatgtttgtaccatgagtaaaaatgcCACACAATTGGCCAGATTACTACTTGAATCACCATTTGTCCCTCATTCAAGTGTAGTTCATCCAACCAACTCAGTATACATGCTAACCGATTCTGCAgtccggtcaatggtcaaagtcaatgaCCAGTCAACCATCAAAGTCAAAGGTCGATCAACTGTCAAAGCCTTGTTACCAATCACGTTTCCAGCCAAATTTCCATCCACGTTGCCAGCTAGTTTCCAACCATGCTGCCATCCTTTTTCCAACCATGTTGCGAACCGTGCTGCCATTCAGATTTCAACCATGTTTCCAACCGCGTTGTCATCCATATTCATCCATGTTACTAATCGTGCTATCAACCTTCCTCCATTCATGTTGCCAGCCATCCAGTCTCCAATCATGTTTCCACTCAAAGCAGTTTGTCAATTAAAGATCGACAGTCGCAGTCAACATCAAAAAGTCAACCATGTAGTCGAAGTCAAGGTCGTTGGTCAAACCCGCTAGCCCGTATCAATTTGTCCTGTTTCCACTGATCTAGTACAAAAACCctggaagaagattttgaaagtTTCTGGATGTCTTGCTGACCAAATTGCTGGAGGGAAGTTCTGGAATGTTCCAGATGACCTGTTCGCCAAGTTACTTCTGTATGaaatttatctcgaaattagggtttaacctAGATATTCAACTGTATAAATAGAGGAGAATCTCAACCCTAAAGGGACACACCCTAATACACCAACAAACCCTAAGATCAAAAATCAATTGTATCAATCacatcaataaaatatctctcctTACGGGGatttatccatggatgtaggAAAACCTTGTTGAACCACTTTAAATTTGTGTCTCTCAtatttatgtttgttttgtgcaaaaccctagttttcatcatcatcatcaagccaattgtgttttgtgcctggaaatatttccgGGTATAAACAATAAGATCAAATCCAAATTGAGAGTCTTGAAACAAAGAAATACCTGCAGGCGGTGCCCTCCGTAATCTCGATCTGATGTGCTTCTCTCTGTACTTAAATTGGTTGTTGAAGTTAAATCATTGTCGTTCCTCTGCGGGTTACTTGGAATCCTTCGTCTAAGTGGTTTCACCAAAAGAAGGCATTTGCATACGTATAATGTAAATCAGAAAAATATGGATCTTCTTTTATTAGGAATAATCAAGTTTTATATAACATTTGAAACGTATAAGTAACTTCACTGGGAGTCGTCTTAAGATCTcatattctattatatcttcatGAATAACACTACAACTTCTACTATTACCACTACTATTACGATCACAAGTGATTTCAATATCTATATTCTCATTATCACAGCCATTGATTTTCATTCttgtaaaaagtttgaaaaatattacaCAGAAAGAGAGTGAATAACTTGGACCTACGGTGATTATCTGggtcaattgaagaagaaaacctTATGATAAATCAGCTTCAATTTTTATGTGAATTTTGGTTTTTACTATTTCACTATCTACGTTGTTGTTTTTGGGGTATTTTAGAATCTTGACGAAAGGGGGTTTTGCTAAATTTTTTTCTCTTAGAGGAGGTAACACAAATTACCGATCTTACAAGGGGAGGTACTGCAAATTACTCCctgtttttgaatttatttttaCAAAATTTATAGTGGGACCGAACTGGTTGGGTCCATTCCGTATACTCTAAATTACACCACGTGGCGCAAGTGGAATGGCTCGTTCATTGTTTCAGGGGACAAATGTGGTGTATATCATGGGGTGATGATTCATGCAACGTCGTCTATATACATACGTATAGAGGCATTGACGTTGGACGCATCTCATTTGTTGGAGGAAGTGGGCCCCAGAGGCGGACCATATGTAAAGCAAGGGTGTGCAATTGGCGAATGAACCATTTTTTTGGGACTACGcaaaaatggtgggggactatTTTGTGATATGAATGTCTACCCTATACTTATAAAGGGGGTCCTAAAATGTGGAAATGGCTAACCTACCGTTAAcgtaattaaaattaaaattaattcgataaatatatgtatatatatagacACATATATAACCTAatctaaatcattaacaaaacaaaatcaaaatcataacaaattcattatttttaatttttcacaAATCCGTTACTATTAGAGGgttcattttcttctcttctttccgcTTCATCGTCTCGATTCAAATAAATTCCACAAATCCATTACTTTGTTGAAAAAATGAGtattaatcatcaaaatgagttgaaaatggaagttgcagagagaagttcggctaggaattatgtgaaacagTTTGTCGAACTAggcgaactcagctttaatggaattttttctttcagagaaaagttcggttaccttgAAAAAAATttcccagccgaacttttagttcggttacgtcgcaacttcttttcctttttctcctagccgaacttttagttcggttacgtagcaatttttttctcctaaccaaacttttctctgaaaacctatatattgagtttgGTTTCGTCGATTTTTTTTCCCAGGCCGAACATgtggttcggttacgtcgcaacttTTTTTTCCTAAACGAACTTTtttttgaaagcaaaaactccattaaagctgagttcggctacctgtgttttcggaaccattagccgaactacacttgtAGATGAGTTCATCTACCTATTCTTCAGATGTCCCAGCCGAACTCTATTTCCATGGTCGAAATCAGTTTATAAATTTTTCGTTTTTACGAAAATTTTTGCCAATTCAAGCaagattaactaaatttgaagtatacctgagtaccaaaaaccctCATTTCGAAATCAACCatcttatattaaaaaaaaaaaaaaaaaaaaaaaaaccttttctgaagtattattcttttaaaaacacCCAATTAATTAATCTGACCtcactaattaatcattatactaacacggactaattttattaccaagggcaagtttggtattaaaaaaaattagataaAGGGTAATTcattattacttctaatatccacccaaaaaaTGGAGAGTAgcccaccatttttgagtagtcccaaaAAAAAACGGTTCTTGGCCAATTGCACACCCTTGCTCGCCCTCACCCAAGATACCCAACGCCATTTAGTTTTACGAAATAGTGTATCTCCCGGATACTACGCATGCGGAGCCACAATCTATGGTTCCCTGGGATTGGTGGGGCTGTCTTTTGGAAATGGAATCCCACAATTGTCCCGCCTCCGGTAAGGTCCATGGGAAATCAATAAATTCATCTGCATTTTCTgtagcaaaaagaaaaaattgattgatggtgtAAGAAGACACATGACATATATTACCAGGCATTGATTAATAAGGACACTTTTGCATTTTGAGGCTACAATCGCATGGAGGACTTGGGTAGTTGGGTCGGGTGTGTTTGTACTGTTTAGTTTTTAGCCCCAGTACAAAACTACGATAAGATTCCCCCTCTCTGCTCAAAATATTTGAGTCATGCTCCTTAGTACTAGTAATATTGAATGGTGGGGAGATAGATCTATAGAAACAAAGAAATCTAGAGTGAAAATAATTAAGTGGTGATGGTAAAGAAAGGAAGCAAAATTCCAACTCTGGTGAACACTCTGTCGTTACTAATCGTGCTAGTGTTCTACGTGTTCAGTACAAGTAGTAGTATTAGTAATGCTGAAGTTACAACCCCATTGCTAGCAGATCTCTAAAACACAACCACTAGTCACTGCCATAAAacttaagaacgattttttgggaccatgattttttttgggggatcatgtttttattttgggtaaagacattagaagtaaatttaggtcaccccttatctagatatttatattaatacctaaattatcctcttgattaattttgggtgatgattagctagtgttaataatagttagtgtaatgattagtgagatgactaagttaaagataattagtgagattaaaaaatcagatgagttttttttttaaagaagtagaattattgagagagtaaagttagagaagatgaagaaggaaaacatgaaaaacgacgGATTTTaacaaccacaaccggaggaagggtatttgggtacccaggtatgcttcaaacttaaataatgttggttgaattgctccaaactttcaaaaaaatgaaatttttatgtaaatttgggccagttcggttaaccatatgtcaacaacatgtaaccgaacacatctgaaagtgtagttcggttacgttttccaaacacgcaggttactgaactcgctcgttaatggaggtttgggtcctacagtgcaatgttcggttacctaggataaaatggtaggtaaccgaactttgaaattgacaatttatttgagtacatcttgtgtgttcggttacatcttatatgtagagttcggttacaaagaaaacttaataattttgcgaacgaaccgaattTATGaacttgtattgttctaatacaaggagttcggttaaaagatttttttgcgaatcaaccgaaatTTATTGGCTAAGTTtgattattttggaactcaacatagtggccacaacaacacagttcggttagactggatttgtttttttttcggttctaagggtggagttcggttactttgtaattttaattttttttgcgaaacaaccgaacagagagtccggtgacttagttttaaatccaatagaaccgaactgttcttcgtgttcttcattttcaagaagttcggttagtaaactagggttttttggaaaatcgacctaaccgaacatggctctgtaacttccattaaaaccctattttgatgatttctattcgattgaagcaatcaaaatcaaattaaagcgaagggtttgttgAAAAATACCtctggagtggtcccatggcagaatcaggttacggctggcgtcttttatactccataaaattattatgtaaccgaacttaattgtgattgcattgatgttgttacatttcttaaataggcggtggtggtaattggcggttggtggtggtgataatcggaggtggtggtggtggtaatcggcggtggtgggcggtggtggtgggaggaggtggtggtt
This is a stretch of genomic DNA from Papaver somniferum cultivar HN1 chromosome 1, ASM357369v1, whole genome shotgun sequence. It encodes these proteins:
- the LOC113272205 gene encoding vinorine synthase-like is translated as MGMKVEVISRETIKPSSLTPFNLKNLTISFLDQTTPPVPVPILLFYHASDIGKNVLEQSNDLKKSLSETLTYFYPLAGTIGKDNKIVDCDDYGVEYLETRVDVRLSEVLSKHPDEGYIMNQFIPTNLHYITELGTCRDNLVQLVIQVNMFDCGGMVIGVSMLHKIADAASLGTFINAWARRTSVRLGNIEGIHKEKEPTIIPSIDAAFHFPPNEVPSVLSFKMNSEDSEIATVCKRFVFDSSKIVTLKAKSANNSHVANPTKVESVTALLWKCASKLKGKADKVLESSSQNSKPFMLCMAVNLRQRMIPALPDHSFGNFIAPALVGLSNQPGDIELHKLVETLRSSIRKINGDYIKDEFQVNYGLVRSLQDVHERFNKEEMELHTITSWCRFPFYESDFGWGKPTWICTVNVIAKNVCILMDTSDGCGIEAWVTLDEQQMSLLESDYELREFLVTQTPAVTAGPVVQF